From a region of the Candidatus Obscuribacterales bacterium genome:
- a CDS encoding calcium-binding protein, with protein sequence TINLSTLYGTNGFRLYGSASDHYSGDLVSSAGDINGDGFDDLIIGAQGADNNGERSGSSYVVFGRDSGFSATLNLSTLNGSNGFRIDSATAYDRSGRSVSDAGDINGDGFDDLIIGATGAAPNGSFSGSSYVVFGRDSGFDATLNLSTLDGSNGFRINGVATDDQSGYSVSSAGDVNGDGFDDLIIGANGADPNGSYSGSSYVVFGRDSGFNATLNLSNLNGSNGFRLDGAKAGDQAGLALSGAGDVNNDGFDDLIIGAYFADPNGNLSGSSYVMFGRASGFSPTLNLSTLNGRTGFRLDGAVAEDRAGFSVSGAGDVNGDGVDDLIIGVVGADPNGNFSGSSYVVFGRRDITIPSPFDDVLSGTANADTIRALEGNDVVRGFAGNDLLDGGPGRDRIFGQDGSDTLIGGTGNDLLNGGADNDRIFGQDGNDTLIGGTGNDLLNGGADNDRIFGQDGSDRLDGGTGNDHLDGGAGNDIITTGQGFDLIGIRQNDGFDRVTDFQNNQDRIGLVGIRFGQLSIVQQRDDVLIRLGNTNLLRLEDTNAAAIDRADFV encoded by the coding sequence ACCATCAACCTCTCTACGCTCTATGGCACCAATGGCTTTCGTCTCTATGGCTCAGCCTCCGATCACTATTCCGGTGATTTGGTTAGCAGTGCCGGGGATATCAATGGCGATGGCTTTGATGACCTGATTATTGGCGCACAAGGTGCCGACAACAACGGTGAGCGTTCCGGCTCTAGCTATGTAGTGTTTGGGCGGGATAGCGGGTTTAGTGCGACCCTCAACCTCTCCACGCTCAATGGCAGCAACGGCTTTCGCATTGATAGTGCAACGGCCTATGACCGTTCTGGCCGTTCAGTGAGCGATGCTGGGGATATCAATGGTGATGGCTTTGATGACCTGATTATTGGCGCAACTGGTGCTGCTCCCAACGGCAGCTTTTCCGGCTCCAGCTATGTGGTGTTTGGGCGGGACAGCGGGTTTGATGCCACCCTCAACCTCTCCACGCTCGATGGCAGCAATGGCTTTCGCATCAATGGGGTAGCGACAGATGATCAGTCCGGTTATTCGGTGAGTAGCGCTGGAGATGTCAATGGTGATGGCTTTGATGACCTGATTATTGGCGCAAACGGTGCCGACCCCAACGGCAGCTATTCCGGCTCCAGCTATGTCGTCTTTGGGCGGGATAGCGGGTTTAATGCCACCCTCAACCTCTCCAACCTCAATGGCAGCAACGGCTTTCGCCTCGATGGGGCAAAAGCAGGAGACCAGGCTGGTCTTGCGTTAAGCGGTGCCGGAGATGTCAACAATGATGGCTTTGATGACCTGATTATTGGAGCCTACTTTGCCGACCCCAACGGCAACCTTTCCGGCTCTAGTTATGTAATGTTTGGGCGGGCCAGCGGATTTAGTCCCACCCTGAATCTCTCCACCCTCAATGGCAGGACTGGCTTTCGTCTCGATGGGGCAGTGGCAGAAGACCGTGCCGGTTTTTCGGTGAGCGGTGCGGGGGACGTCAATGGCGATGGCGTTGATGACCTGATTATTGGGGTAGTCGGTGCCGACCCTAACGGCAACTTTTCCGGCTCCAGCTATGTGGTGTTTGGGCGTCGTGATATCACTATTCCTAGCCCCTTTGATGATGTCCTCAGCGGCACAGCAAATGCCGATACAATTCGAGCACTGGAGGGCAATGATGTGGTGCGTGGCTTTGCAGGTAATGACCTCCTCGATGGCGGCCCAGGACGCGATCGCATCTTTGGACAAGACGGTAGCGATACCCTCATCGGCGGCACGGGCAATGACCTCCTCAATGGTGGGGCAGATAACGATCGCATCTTTGGACAAGACGGTAACGATACCCTCATCGGCGGTACAGGCAATGACCTCCTCAATGGTGGGGCAGATAACGATCGCATCTTTGGACAAGACGGGAGCGATCGCCTTGATGGCGGCACCGGCAACGATCACCTCGATGGCGGTGCCGGCAACGATATCATTACCACCGGACAAGGGTTTGACCTAATTGGCATCCGCCAAAACGATGGCTTCGATCGCGTCACCGACTTCCAAAACAATCAAGACCGTATCGGCTTGGTGGGCATTCGTTTCGGGCAACTCTCCATCGTCCAACAGCGCGATGATGTGCTGATCAGATTGGGCAATACCAATCTATTGCGCTTGGAAGATACTAATGCGGCTGCCATAGATCGGGCAGACTTTGTGTAA